A single region of the Phycisphaerae bacterium genome encodes:
- a CDS encoding DUF1460 domain-containing protein, which translates to MKRLLAWVLLFLGLGGLGLTGVVGQSADTPPAAQKSEPVAGDTSGPLSSVETARHRELAESPVHSLHNEELAEFLGLHERVLAANRQVRSGPEELAVLTRRTLGQPYRLNAARFDLAESDCVVFVERSLALSLARDWSSYYRLSERLRHKDGVVDYRNRNFLTLGDWVPNNSLLLRDVSKELGPATDRPAKTFTHVVRPKVFEEVRDEKTGVTRVIFKGSDYVSGKKEIREDVLIPRERMADVLPDLRTGDVVLVLRASAGGHMGCDHMGLIAVQPDGAVTLVHSVPSQVRQEPLTRFLDRCNWVLGLRFLRLRDNAADLAAAEVKRIEESVKVPTPTEVETDLATRRAARAAQEAVLKP; encoded by the coding sequence ATGAAGCGGCTACTGGCATGGGTATTGCTGTTCCTCGGACTCGGCGGGCTTGGACTGACCGGGGTGGTGGGCCAGTCCGCAGATACGCCACCTGCGGCCCAGAAGAGCGAGCCCGTCGCTGGCGATACATCGGGACCATTGTCCTCGGTTGAGACGGCCCGCCACCGCGAGTTGGCTGAAAGTCCTGTCCATTCCCTGCATAACGAAGAGCTGGCCGAGTTCCTGGGCCTGCACGAGCGCGTCCTCGCGGCCAACCGCCAGGTGCGAAGCGGACCGGAGGAGCTGGCCGTCCTGACCCGGCGGACGCTGGGCCAGCCCTACCGGCTCAATGCCGCCCGCTTCGACCTCGCCGAGAGCGACTGCGTGGTCTTCGTCGAGCGGAGCTTGGCCTTGTCCCTGGCCAGGGACTGGTCGTCCTACTATCGGCTCAGCGAGCGCCTCCGGCACAAGGATGGCGTCGTGGACTACCGGAACCGGAACTTCTTGACCCTGGGCGACTGGGTTCCTAATAACTCCTTGCTGCTGCGTGACGTCAGCAAGGAACTGGGTCCGGCCACAGATCGTCCGGCCAAGACCTTCACCCATGTGGTCCGCCCCAAGGTATTCGAGGAGGTCCGGGATGAGAAGACCGGCGTCACCCGAGTGATCTTCAAGGGATCGGATTACGTATCCGGAAAGAAGGAAATCCGGGAGGATGTGCTTATCCCCCGCGAGCGCATGGCCGACGTGCTGCCCGATTTGCGGACCGGGGACGTGGTCCTGGTTCTTCGTGCCTCGGCGGGTGGGCACATGGGCTGTGACCACATGGGACTGATCGCGGTCCAGCCGGACGGCGCCGTGACCCTGGTTCACAGTGTACCGTCGCAGGTCCGCCAGGAACCGCTGACGCGGTTCCTGGATCGGTGCAATTGGGTTTTGGGCCTGCGTTTCCTGCGTCTGAGGGACAACGCCGCCGATCTCGCCGCTGCCGAAGTCAAGCGAATCGAGGAATCCGTCAAAGTCCCGACCCCGACGGAGGTGGAAACCGACTTGGCGACCCGGCGGGCAGCCCGAGCGGCCCAGGAAGCCGTCCTCAAGCCCTGA